Proteins from a single region of Vairimorpha necatrix chromosome 6, complete sequence:
- a CDS encoding serpin-type proteinase inhibitor 17, which translates to MKNFLDAVIILSLKFFDALLSHESSLTTSQVISPFSYLHVISLLANGSDKEQYLGCIKKLGFEADIDKFYEHFMKLNNKLNTHKEFNSFLCVKNYLIHRKDFEIKNEFKTSSTERFGLTIFDFDPLVHKEKANEISKKIAADTDNIIKRAFQDLNPDICTLILNIICLKLTWKHKFDSCEMREFHKLPENKTVCKEKESKSSDPEVVLQNFMKQGEKKKYWSLENEDFIAIEMPYKDSSLSFVALMPKNLNNWEIVKKEFCSLEGFKNVFSKMKFQYTDPIFPEFQFESEIDILKSAKLTDINETLNNLAINNMMEGVKKANFKINQKILIDVNENGTLATVATTGTCFDGGPKQWLELEFNQPMLFSIVMKDKSREEILPIIMGNYMGPEKKKELK; encoded by the coding sequence atgaaaaattttctcGATGCCGTCATAATTCTAtcgttaaaattttttgatgcCTTGCTATCTCATGAATCTTCTTTAACTACTAGCCAGGTCATATCTCCGTTTTCATATTTGCATGTAATCAGTCTTCTTGCCAATGGTTCAGATAAAGAGCAATATTTAGgttgtattaaaaaattgggATTTGAGGCCgatattgataaattttatgaacATTTTATGAAGTTAAACAATAAGCTTAATACTCATAAAGAGtttaatagttttttatgtgttaaaaattatttaattcatAGAAAGGATTtcgaaattaaaaatgaatttaagaCTTCAAGCACTGAACGCTTTGGTCTAACTATCTTTGATTTTGATCCACTTGTTCATAAAGAAAAAGCAAATgaaataagtaaaaaaatagccGCTGATACTGATAACATAATTAAACGTGCTTTTCAAGATCTGAATCCCGACATTTGTACACTAATATTGAAcattatttgtttaaaactAACTTGGAAGCATAAATTTGACTCTTGTGAGATGAGAGAATTTCATAAATTGCCAGAAAATAAGACAGTAtgcaaagaaaaagaatCAAAATCTTCAGATCCAGAGGTAGTacttcaaaattttatgaagcAAGgtgaaaaaaagaagtacTGGTCATTAGAAAATGAGGACTTTATTGCTATCGAAATGCCGTACAAAGATTCCTCTTTGAGTTTTGTAGCTCTTATGCCTAAAAATCTCAATAATTGGgaaatagtaaaaaaagaattttgttctttagaaggatttaaaaatgtattttctaaaatgaaatttcaATATACTGACCCAATTTTCCCTGAATTTCAATTTGAATCCGAAATTGATATCCTGAAGTCTGCTAAACTTACAGATATTAATGAAACTCTAAACAACTTGGCTATAAACAATATGATGGAGGGAGTTAAAAAAGCaaactttaaaataaatcaaaaaatacttattGATGTCAATGAAAATGGAACATTAGCAACAGTTGCAACAACCGGAACATGTTTTGACGGAGGCCCGAAACAATGGTTAGAATTGGAATTTAATCAACCGATGCTATTCTCAATAGTAATGAAAGATAAATCTCGTGAAGAAATATTGCCAATAATTATGGGAAATTATATGGGACCCgaaaagaagaaagaattaaaataa
- a CDS encoding spore wall protein — MITVLSIILLSRLIKAQNTNVMKVPVDIYISERGKDSYSVRMEDIETAMNKVKEKLENNLNQRALSDATNKYSPIEFSINVLTEPPKGIDIDECGQNIDIIATHLQAIHNMNTKNNIITFLNCPSSTYYEHFSNANMEVPLLIQGDNLSCVRRIATFVEPERSKFELTFANALMAAAGCPIKNPVSLKEDDGGDRGVQTTYFLESNAYELLFREACDQIP, encoded by the coding sequence ATGATAACTGTTCTaagtattattttattaagtaGATTAATAAAAGCTCAGAATACAAATGTAATGAAAGTCCCTGTAGACATTTATATCAGCGAAAGAGGGAAGGATTCATATTCAGTAAGAATGGAGGATATAGAAACAGCAATGAACAAAGTGAAAGAAAAGCTCGAAAACAATCTAAACCAAAGAGCTTTAAGTGATGctacaaataaatattcgcCAATCGAATTCTCAATTAATGTATTGACTGAACCGCCCAAAGGGATAGACATTGACGAATGTGGACAAAATATTGATATAATAGCTACTCATTTACAAGCAATACACAATATGaatactaaaaataatataataacatTTCTTAATTGTCCGTCTTCAACATATTATGAACATTTTAGTAACGCGAATATGGAAGTACCACTTTTAATACAAGGTGATAATCTTTCATGTGTTCGTCGTATTGCTACTTTTGTGGAACCAGAAAGATCAAAATTCGAACTCACTTTTGCTAATGCACTTATGGCCGCAGCAGGATGTCCCATCAAAAACCCAGTATCATTAAAAGAAGACGATGGCGGGGATAGAGGTGTCCAGACTACTTATTTTTTGGAATCTAATGCTTATGAATTGTTATTTAGGGAGGCCTGTGATCAAATAccttaa